The Apis cerana isolate GH-2021 linkage group LG12, AcerK_1.0, whole genome shotgun sequence genome window below encodes:
- the LOC107995252 gene encoding nuclear protein AMMECR1, translating into MAAGCCGTKKQKLNNSSSVPCNGSVLQNGTQLRNSVIVKPEMGFFCFDVLYCQLHQLDPPKPPNFSNEAFPLFVTWTIGKDMRLRGCIGTFNAMQLHAGLREYATTSAFKDSRFNPITRDELPRLHVSVSILRHFEDGIDYLDWEVGVHGIRIEFHNEKGNKRTATYLPDVATEQGWDQIQTIDSLLHKGGYKGLVTPDIRRSVKLTRYQSEKVTVSYQDYMTHWHSRRC; encoded by the exons ATGGCTGCAGGTTGTTGTGGAACGAAAAAGCAAAAGCTGAACAATTCTTCAAGTGTTCCTTGTAATGGTTCAGTGTTACAAAATGGCACACAGTTAAGGAACAGTGTGATAGTAAAGCCTGAGATGGGCTTCTTTTGCTTCGATGTTCTTTATTGCCAATTACATCAACTTGACCCTCCAAAACCGCCCAATTTTAGCAACGAAGCAtt cCCATTATTTGTAACATGGACTATTGGAAAAGATATGAGGTTAAGAGGTTGTATTGGTACATTTAATGCAATGCAGTTACATGCTGGACTTAGAGAATATGCAACAACcag tgcATTCAAAGATTCACGCTTTAATCCTATCACACGAGATGAACTACCACGTTTACATGTAAGTGTTTCAATTCTGAGACACTTTGAAGATGGTATTGATTATTTAGACTGGGAAGTAGGTGTTCATGGAATTCGTATAGAATTTCATAATGAGAAGGGTAATAAACGAACTGCAACCTATTTACCTGATGTTGCAACAGAACAag GATGGGACCAGATACAAACAATAGATTCATTGCTGCATAAAGGTGGTTATAAAGGATTAGTCACTCCAGATATTAGACGTAGTGTCAAATTAACAAGATATCAAAGTGAGAAAGTTACTGTAAGCTATCAAGATTATATGACACACTGGCATAGCCGAAGATGCTAG